In the genome of Saccharomonospora viridis DSM 43017, one region contains:
- a CDS encoding uracil-xanthine permease family protein, with protein sequence MPRSMFKWDVVHGGKAPPRGASVGPLERLSWGRTLGLGAQHVVAMFGATFVFPVVMGLDPNLAIMFSGICTIIFLLIVQNRVPSYLGTSAAFVAAVAAIREQGGDSAHVTGAILVGGLVLALIGVIIHIGGARIIHKVLPPAVTGAVIMLIGFNLAPVVAGTYWHQDQWVALATATFMVLAAVLLPGFWSRIAVFLALVFGYVISWLADLLFGEITSVLPDSGGEAVPHPRVSWDEVATADWIGLPSGTLADGVPVIHAPSFSLTFILLVLPGVIALVAENTGHVKAVAEMTGEDLDPYMGRAIGADGIATALASAFGGSPTTTYAENIGVMGTTRVYSTAAYYAAALVAILLGLCPKFGAVINAVPGGVLGGITIVLYGMIGLVGAKIWVENRVDFGNPVNLIGLAAGLIAGIGGVSLSFSEHFELGGIALGTILVIVYFHLVKGRGQKPGSAEEVTQNP encoded by the coding sequence TTGCCAAGATCCATGTTCAAGTGGGACGTTGTCCACGGAGGAAAGGCCCCGCCACGGGGTGCGTCGGTCGGGCCGTTGGAACGGCTCAGCTGGGGACGCACGCTGGGGCTCGGCGCGCAGCACGTGGTGGCGATGTTCGGCGCCACGTTCGTCTTCCCCGTGGTGATGGGGTTGGACCCCAACCTTGCGATCATGTTCTCGGGGATCTGCACGATCATCTTCCTGCTGATCGTGCAGAACCGGGTCCCCAGTTACCTGGGGACCAGCGCGGCATTCGTGGCCGCCGTGGCCGCGATCCGCGAACAGGGCGGCGATTCGGCCCACGTGACCGGCGCGATCCTGGTCGGCGGCCTCGTTCTGGCGCTGATCGGCGTGATCATCCACATCGGTGGCGCACGGATCATCCACAAGGTGCTCCCGCCCGCGGTCACCGGAGCGGTGATCATGCTCATCGGGTTCAACCTCGCACCCGTGGTCGCGGGCACCTACTGGCACCAGGATCAATGGGTCGCACTCGCCACGGCCACGTTCATGGTGCTCGCGGCGGTGCTGCTGCCCGGTTTCTGGTCCCGTATCGCGGTGTTCCTCGCCCTGGTGTTCGGCTATGTCATCTCCTGGCTGGCCGATCTGCTCTTCGGTGAGATCACGTCGGTGTTGCCGGACAGCGGAGGCGAAGCGGTCCCGCACCCGCGGGTCTCCTGGGACGAGGTGGCGACCGCGGACTGGATCGGGCTGCCCAGCGGCACGCTCGCCGACGGTGTCCCCGTCATCCACGCACCCTCGTTCTCCCTGACCTTCATCCTGCTGGTCCTGCCCGGAGTGATCGCGTTGGTCGCGGAGAACACCGGTCATGTCAAGGCGGTCGCGGAGATGACGGGAGAGGACCTCGACCCCTACATGGGACGTGCCATCGGAGCGGACGGCATCGCCACCGCGTTGGCGAGCGCGTTCGGTGGTTCACCGACCACCACCTACGCCGAGAACATCGGCGTCATGGGCACCACCCGGGTGTACTCCACGGCCGCCTACTACGCGGCCGCCCTCGTGGCCATCCTGCTCGGCCTGTGCCCCAAGTTCGGCGCCGTCATCAACGCCGTCCCCGGAGGGGTCCTCGGCGGCATCACCATCGTCCTTTACGGAATGATCGGCCTGGTCGGAGCCAAGATCTGGGTGGAGAACCGCGTCGACTTCGGAAACCCCGTCAACCTCATCGGACTCGCGGCGGGCCTGATCGCGGGGATCGGCGGCGTCAGCTTGTCCTTCTCCGAACATTTCGAGCTCGGAGGCATCGCCCTGGGCACCATCCTGGTGATCGTGTACTTCCACCTGGTCAAGGGGCGGGGGCAGAAGCCGGGCTCAGCCGAGGAGGTGACCCAAAACCCATGA
- a CDS encoding hydantoinase/oxoprolinase family protein, with protein MSEQRRIRIGMDTGGTFTDVVAFDERTGELVTTKSPSTPDDPAEGFMAAIDKVLTVLGFAEDDHEARGGAISAVSHGTTVATNQLLEGKVGDLGFITNEGYEAVLEIARQSVPDGYGNSYFWVKPDRIVPRDLVRSVRGRLDYTGAEIRPFDEEQAREVARWFKAKGINALGVCFLHAYANPAHEERMRDIIAEEHPDAVVSISSEVLREYREYERSMTTLVDAAVKPRLSRYINNIKSRLDAFVGSGQDTGVPLYVMKSNGGVLSADEVVHQPITTVLSGPAAGALGAALIAKTAGFDKVLTCDGGGTSTDVSVVVDGEPSLTTEGTVGVYPCKIPMIDVVTVGAGGGSVAWLSPEGNLKVGPRSMGADPGPLCYGKGGTEVTITDAHVVLGRIPPHLLGGEIPLDVEAARRGIDALAGKLGLSLERCATGALEISAWNQANALRQITVQRGLDVRDFTLTTFGGSGSLLLCRLMDILGLSTVLVPPNPGNVSAFGLLTVDVKNDYVRTNVCLHDALTPEALATVYGELTEQARAALVKEGFAEEEHTFVRAADIRYFGQAFEVRVPVPDGPITRELIDEVARRFHAEHRALYGYDFDGDDSQQVEWVNLRVAGIGEIRRPELVAHDIPADVPAPEPASHRPVCFDAGQGYVDTPIYWRPDLCPGQVLHGPAIVEEFGATVPLHPGFTARVDAYLNIIVTRKEQE; from the coding sequence ATGAGCGAGCAACGTCGCATCCGCATCGGGATGGACACCGGAGGAACCTTCACCGACGTCGTCGCCTTCGACGAACGCACGGGGGAACTGGTCACCACCAAATCACCCTCCACACCGGACGATCCGGCCGAGGGTTTCATGGCGGCCATCGACAAGGTCCTCACCGTGCTGGGATTCGCCGAAGACGACCACGAAGCCAGAGGCGGCGCGATCAGCGCGGTCAGCCACGGCACCACGGTGGCCACGAACCAGTTGCTGGAAGGCAAAGTCGGCGATCTGGGTTTCATCACCAACGAGGGCTACGAGGCGGTCCTCGAGATCGCCCGACAAAGCGTCCCCGACGGATACGGGAACTCCTATTTCTGGGTGAAACCCGACCGGATCGTGCCCCGGGACCTCGTACGGTCCGTGCGCGGCAGGCTGGATTACACCGGCGCGGAGATCAGGCCCTTCGACGAGGAGCAGGCCCGTGAGGTCGCCCGGTGGTTCAAGGCCAAGGGCATCAACGCCCTCGGGGTCTGCTTCCTGCACGCCTACGCCAACCCCGCACACGAGGAACGCATGCGCGACATCATCGCGGAGGAACACCCCGACGCGGTGGTCTCCATCTCCTCCGAGGTGCTGCGCGAATACCGCGAGTACGAACGTTCCATGACCACCCTGGTCGACGCGGCGGTGAAACCGCGGCTCTCGCGGTACATCAACAACATCAAGTCGAGGCTGGACGCCTTCGTCGGCTCCGGTCAGGACACCGGCGTGCCGCTGTACGTGATGAAGTCGAACGGTGGCGTGCTCAGCGCCGACGAGGTGGTCCATCAGCCGATCACGACGGTGCTGTCCGGACCTGCGGCGGGCGCGCTCGGCGCAGCGTTGATCGCGAAGACCGCGGGCTTCGACAAGGTGCTCACCTGCGACGGCGGGGGCACGTCGACGGACGTCTCGGTGGTCGTCGACGGCGAGCCGAGCCTGACCACCGAAGGAACCGTCGGCGTGTACCCGTGCAAGATCCCGATGATCGACGTGGTGACCGTCGGAGCGGGTGGCGGATCGGTCGCCTGGCTGTCCCCGGAAGGCAACCTCAAGGTGGGCCCCCGCTCGATGGGAGCGGACCCCGGCCCCCTGTGCTACGGCAAGGGCGGCACCGAGGTCACGATCACCGACGCCCACGTGGTCCTCGGCCGCATCCCACCCCACCTGCTCGGCGGGGAGATCCCCCTCGACGTCGAGGCCGCCCGCAGAGGGATCGACGCACTGGCGGGCAAACTGGGTCTTTCCCTGGAACGATGCGCCACCGGCGCGCTGGAGATCTCCGCGTGGAACCAGGCCAACGCACTGCGGCAGATCACGGTCCAGCGGGGCCTGGACGTACGGGACTTCACCTTGACCACGTTCGGCGGTTCGGGGTCGCTGCTGCTGTGCCGGTTGATGGACATCCTCGGGCTGAGCACCGTCCTCGTCCCGCCCAACCCCGGTAACGTCTCGGCGTTCGGACTGCTCACCGTGGACGTGAAGAACGACTACGTCCGCACGAACGTCTGCCTGCACGACGCGCTCACCCCCGAGGCGCTCGCGACGGTGTACGGCGAACTCACCGAACAGGCCCGAGCCGCGCTGGTGAAGGAAGGCTTCGCGGAAGAGGAGCACACGTTCGTCCGTGCCGCCGACATCCGGTACTTCGGCCAGGCCTTCGAGGTGCGGGTCCCCGTGCCGGACGGACCGATCACCCGGGAACTCATCGACGAGGTGGCCCGCCGGTTCCACGCCGAGCACCGAGCCCTGTACGGCTACGACTTCGACGGCGACGACAGTCAACAGGTGGAGTGGGTCAACCTCCGCGTCGCCGGCATCGGCGAGATCCGACGCCCCGAGCTGGTCGCCCACGACATCCCGGCGGACGTCCCGGCCCCGGAGCCTGCGTCCCACCGCCCGGTGTGCTTCGACGCGGGACAGGGCTATGTGGACACACCGATCTACTGGCGTCCCGATCTTTGCCCCGGTCAGGTCCTCCACGGCCCGGCGATCGTGGAGGAGTTCGGGGCCACGGTGCCGTTGCACCCCGGATTCACCGCCCGCGTCGACGCCTACCTCAACATCATCGTGACCCGGAAGGAACAGGAATGA
- a CDS encoding PucR family transcriptional regulator — MVDLANAALDEPQELPFRRHVIPLRELLNLRCLERTAILAGEGGLDRAVSAVNVMEVPDVLDWVKPQELLVTTGYPLATGNEDPAEMLTELVPEFHHRKLAGIGIKLGRYLDTVPERALALADELDFPVLRLPLDLAFDDLIEQTFAQLGQRQADALSRADTLHTSLSRLILNGADLDQISAEVARVLGVSIVVTSTDGREWGGALEDGLRERLADIGLLDNSGRFRVERLTTGPYPLEGGEARVLPVPAGGNDLARLVCVSPHRVLGFDDVQALERTAIVVALLLTRQQAVAVVENKYRGDFLRDVFLDRAGDEAFVIEHARTFGWELDRPTVVLSAELDPLDPTEEPVSDRTRRLWQERFAAAWRQVCEARDRSIATVDFSTEVVSLLPASLPADSLRTVVDQLVGAVAGDQGGGRRPFSVGVSRVVSSVSELPHAYNQARRAAKIGRRINGGRCTTWFDDLGLHRLIALVPDPQELREFVDDMLGELAADTPEAADLRTTLQLLLDTNLNVAEAARKQFFHYNTMRYRITKLQAMLGPFTTDPVLRLNIAVALQVLDFQHCKERRKPSEAPLRSASQTTT; from the coding sequence ATGGTGGATCTTGCCAACGCCGCGCTGGATGAACCGCAAGAATTGCCATTCCGACGACACGTCATTCCGCTGCGGGAGTTACTCAACCTCCGCTGCCTCGAACGAACCGCGATCCTCGCCGGCGAAGGCGGTCTCGACCGTGCTGTTTCCGCGGTCAACGTGATGGAAGTCCCCGATGTCCTGGACTGGGTCAAACCGCAAGAACTTTTGGTGACCACCGGATACCCACTCGCCACGGGAAACGAGGATCCGGCCGAAATGCTCACCGAGCTGGTACCCGAGTTCCACCACCGTAAGCTCGCCGGAATCGGCATCAAACTGGGCCGCTACCTCGACACCGTTCCCGAACGGGCGCTGGCCCTGGCCGACGAACTCGACTTCCCCGTGTTGCGTCTCCCGCTGGACCTGGCCTTCGACGATCTCATCGAACAGACCTTCGCCCAGCTCGGCCAACGCCAGGCCGACGCACTCTCCCGCGCCGACACCCTGCACACCAGCCTCTCCCGGCTGATCCTCAATGGCGCGGACCTCGATCAGATCAGCGCCGAAGTGGCACGCGTGCTCGGCGTCAGCATCGTGGTCACCTCGACCGACGGCCGGGAATGGGGCGGAGCACTGGAGGACGGCCTGCGGGAGCGTCTCGCCGACATCGGCTTGCTCGACAACTCGGGCCGGTTCCGGGTCGAACGCCTCACCACCGGCCCCTACCCCCTGGAAGGCGGGGAGGCGAGGGTGTTGCCCGTCCCCGCCGGTGGCAACGACCTGGCACGACTGGTCTGCGTCAGCCCGCATCGCGTCCTGGGCTTCGACGACGTCCAAGCCCTCGAACGCACGGCCATCGTCGTGGCGTTACTGCTCACTCGGCAACAAGCCGTGGCCGTGGTGGAGAACAAATACCGCGGCGACTTCCTCCGGGACGTGTTCCTCGATCGCGCCGGGGACGAGGCGTTCGTCATCGAGCACGCCCGGACCTTCGGGTGGGAACTCGACCGGCCGACCGTGGTGCTGTCCGCCGAACTGGACCCGTTGGACCCCACGGAGGAGCCGGTGTCCGACCGCACCCGTCGGCTCTGGCAGGAACGCTTCGCCGCCGCGTGGCGACAGGTGTGCGAAGCACGGGACCGTTCCATCGCCACGGTCGACTTCTCCACCGAGGTCGTCAGCCTGCTGCCCGCATCCCTGCCGGCCGACTCCCTGCGCACGGTCGTCGACCAACTCGTCGGAGCGGTCGCGGGGGACCAAGGGGGTGGCCGGCGCCCGTTCTCCGTCGGGGTCAGCCGGGTCGTGTCCTCGGTGTCGGAACTGCCCCACGCCTACAACCAGGCGCGACGAGCCGCCAAGATCGGTCGACGGATCAACGGCGGCCGGTGCACGACGTGGTTCGACGACCTCGGTCTACACCGGCTCATCGCGCTCGTACCGGACCCTCAGGAGCTACGCGAGTTCGTCGACGACATGCTGGGCGAGCTGGCCGCCGACACCCCCGAGGCCGCGGACCTGCGCACCACATTGCAACTGTTGCTCGACACCAACCTCAACGTCGCCGAAGCCGCGCGCAAACAGTTCTTCCACTACAACACCATGCGCTACCGGATCACCAAACTGCAGGCGATGCTCGGCCCGTTCACGACCGATCCCGTCCTCCGGCTCAACATCGCGGTGGCGTTGCAGGTACTCGACTTCCAGCACTGCAAAGAGCGTCGGAAACCGTCCGAGGCCCCGCTTCGGTCCGCTTCGCAAACCACGACATGA
- a CDS encoding FAD binding domain-containing protein codes for MKPAPFTFSRPACLHEALDLLAVNPDAKVLAGGQSLIPLLSMRLASPSMLIDINGITELSYVTCDDTGVRIGALARHAEVETHEQARRVQPLLSQALRLVANPTIRNRGTTVGSIVHADATAEMPMVLCLLQGSVTAASTQGTRTIPAHELYVGPLESSVRADEIVTEAFFPALPAGAGVAFEQVARRHGDYALCGVAAVVDSDPDGRITSVRAGYLSVCDVPTVVDLSEAFAAQELTEQALHDAAELASASLDPTGDIHASAAYRGELARVLTRRAVRAAYDDSRSRHVEVRV; via the coding sequence ATGAAACCGGCCCCGTTCACATTCTCCCGGCCGGCCTGCCTGCATGAAGCGCTGGACCTTCTGGCCGTGAATCCCGACGCGAAGGTCCTCGCCGGTGGACAAAGCCTCATCCCGTTGCTGTCGATGCGACTGGCGTCGCCGTCGATGCTCATCGACATCAACGGCATCACCGAGTTGTCCTACGTGACGTGTGACGACACCGGCGTGCGCATCGGCGCGTTGGCGCGGCACGCCGAGGTCGAAACGCACGAGCAGGCACGACGGGTGCAGCCGCTGCTGTCCCAGGCCCTGCGGCTGGTCGCCAACCCCACCATCCGCAACAGGGGCACCACCGTGGGCTCGATCGTGCACGCCGACGCCACGGCGGAGATGCCCATGGTGCTGTGCCTGCTGCAAGGCAGTGTCACCGCCGCGTCCACCCAGGGCACCCGCACGATCCCGGCGCACGAGTTGTACGTCGGGCCGTTGGAGTCGTCCGTCCGTGCCGACGAGATCGTCACCGAGGCCTTCTTCCCCGCCCTACCGGCCGGTGCCGGTGTGGCCTTCGAACAAGTGGCCCGCCGACACGGCGACTACGCGTTGTGCGGCGTCGCCGCGGTGGTCGACTCCGACCCGGACGGCCGGATCACCTCGGTGCGGGCGGGGTATCTGTCCGTGTGCGACGTGCCGACCGTGGTCGACCTGTCGGAGGCGTTCGCCGCGCAGGAGTTGACCGAACAGGCGTTGCACGACGCGGCGGAGCTCGCCTCGGCGTCGTTGGACCCCACCGGGGACATCCACGCCAGTGCCGCCTACCGCGGCGAACTCGCCCGCGTCCTGACCCGACGCGCGGTGCGTGCCGCGTACGACGACTCCCGGTCTCGGCACGTGGAGGTGCGAGTATGA
- a CDS encoding SRPBCC family protein, translating into MKIAGQATLHAPVDKVWEALLDPAVLVRTIPGCERLETTGENAYAMTVTAGVASIRGTYTGTCTLSDLQPHRSLVLSAEGSGAPGTVSAKVTVTFQDNQDGTTSLSYDADAVVGGMIGGVGQRMLSSVSKRLAGEFFSAVDDILTGADAAAVTTAAVSPADTGPGRAEPAAPTAHTPGVFTAPTAKTSAPAQENFLTGLLVGAGLTLLGVIVGSLTTRSRR; encoded by the coding sequence ATGAAGATCGCCGGACAGGCCACCCTGCACGCTCCGGTCGACAAGGTCTGGGAGGCGTTACTGGACCCGGCGGTGTTGGTCCGCACCATCCCCGGGTGTGAGCGGTTGGAGACCACCGGTGAGAACGCCTACGCCATGACCGTCACCGCCGGCGTCGCCTCGATCAGGGGGACCTACACGGGCACGTGCACGCTGAGCGATCTGCAACCGCATCGCTCACTGGTGCTGTCGGCCGAGGGCTCCGGGGCCCCGGGCACGGTCAGCGCGAAGGTCACGGTGACCTTCCAGGACAATCAGGACGGTACGACCTCGTTGTCCTACGACGCCGATGCCGTGGTCGGAGGGATGATCGGTGGGGTCGGGCAACGGATGCTGTCGTCGGTGAGCAAACGCCTGGCCGGTGAGTTCTTCTCCGCCGTGGACGACATCCTGACCGGCGCCGACGCGGCCGCGGTGACGACGGCGGCGGTCTCCCCCGCCGACACCGGCCCGGGCCGAGCCGAGCCCGCCGCCCCGACGGCGCACACCCCGGGCGTGTTCACCGCCCCGACGGCGAAGACCTCGGCCCCCGCACAGGAGAACTTCCTGACCGGACTGCTCGTCGGTGCGGGACTGACGCTTCTCGGGGTGATCGTGGGTTCCCTCACCACGCGAAGCCGCCGCTGA
- the cutA gene encoding aerobic carbon-monoxide dehydrogenase large subunit: MTTKLLGERVRRVEDERLVRGKGQYVDDLLPDALEVAVLRSPHAHARIVDIDVEPVLDIEGVVAVYTYDDLTGAMADPLPVLIPHPTLTHGRTQYALAKDEVNYVGEAIAMVVAENRYIAEDAVSRIRVEYEVLPAVIGVDAARAAENLVHDDVPGNVAARMEQSVGDAEAAIAAAPHRLTLDLEIERSASMPMEGRGTVARWDTDSRRLQVWTSTQTSTGVRAAVAAKLGLDLAQIDVITPDVGGGFGVKILHPWPEELLVPMAAMKLGRPVKFTEDRREHFISSAHERGQKHHVEVGFDDDGRLLGLSVRFWHDHGAYIPYGLIVPIITSTQLLGPYKPGNYKVVFDSLYTNTVVVTPYRGAGRPQGVYVMERTMDAIAAYLGKDRTEVRSVNFIQPDEFPYDHGLIFQDGKPLVYDSGNFPASLEKLKKLIGWDEFEAFRDELRAQGRRVGIGMACYVEGTGVGPYEGAHITVETSGKVKVAIGLTSQGQGHETAFAQIVADELGVPFEDVEVVTGDTRRMQYAVGTFASRAAVMSGSAVALSARKVRQKALRIAAEALEASVDDLEIRDGMVRVKGAPNQQMSLGTVAVLSNPLRYAFDEASQAATQFSIGDPDKPPIAEDDEPGLEGRDFYSPERSTFANGMHAAIVETDPETAEIRILKYAVVHDCGTLINPLIVEGQIHGGVAQGVGGALYERMVYDDSGQLLNASFMDFLLPYVSEVPDSIEIDHLETPSPLNPLGIKGAGEAGVIPCSAVFASAIEDAEGFPITSMPISPSELYELRLRHEKGSTT, translated from the coding sequence GTGACAACCAAACTGCTGGGTGAGAGGGTTCGTCGCGTCGAGGACGAACGTCTGGTACGAGGCAAGGGACAGTACGTCGACGACCTGCTGCCGGACGCGCTCGAGGTCGCCGTACTGCGAAGTCCGCACGCCCATGCGCGCATCGTGGACATCGACGTCGAACCGGTGCTGGACATCGAGGGTGTCGTGGCGGTGTACACCTATGACGACCTCACCGGAGCGATGGCCGATCCCCTGCCGGTGTTGATCCCCCACCCCACGCTGACCCATGGCCGCACCCAGTACGCCCTGGCGAAGGACGAGGTGAACTACGTCGGCGAGGCGATCGCGATGGTGGTGGCCGAGAACCGCTACATCGCCGAGGACGCCGTGTCCCGCATCAGGGTCGAGTACGAGGTCCTCCCCGCGGTGATTGGTGTGGACGCGGCCCGGGCCGCCGAGAACCTGGTCCACGACGACGTGCCCGGCAACGTGGCCGCCCGGATGGAACAGTCGGTGGGTGACGCGGAGGCGGCGATCGCAGCGGCACCACATCGGCTCACGTTGGACCTGGAGATCGAACGCAGCGCCTCGATGCCGATGGAGGGCCGCGGGACCGTGGCCCGCTGGGACACCGACTCCCGCAGGTTGCAGGTGTGGACGTCGACCCAGACCTCGACGGGCGTGCGTGCCGCCGTCGCCGCGAAACTGGGCTTGGACCTGGCCCAGATCGACGTGATCACCCCGGACGTCGGGGGCGGGTTCGGGGTGAAGATCCTGCACCCGTGGCCGGAGGAACTCCTGGTGCCGATGGCCGCGATGAAGCTGGGCCGCCCGGTGAAGTTCACCGAGGACCGTCGGGAGCACTTCATCTCCTCGGCGCACGAACGCGGCCAGAAACACCACGTGGAGGTCGGTTTCGACGACGACGGTCGGCTGCTCGGACTGTCGGTGCGGTTCTGGCACGACCACGGCGCCTACATCCCGTACGGTCTCATCGTCCCGATCATCACCTCCACCCAGCTGCTCGGCCCGTACAAACCGGGCAACTACAAGGTCGTCTTCGACAGCCTCTACACCAACACGGTCGTGGTGACGCCGTATCGCGGCGCCGGTCGCCCCCAAGGGGTGTACGTGATGGAGCGGACGATGGACGCGATCGCGGCCTACCTGGGCAAGGACCGGACCGAGGTGCGGTCGGTGAACTTCATCCAGCCCGACGAGTTCCCCTACGACCACGGCCTGATCTTCCAGGACGGCAAACCCCTGGTGTACGACTCGGGCAACTTCCCGGCGTCGTTGGAGAAGTTGAAGAAACTCATCGGCTGGGACGAGTTCGAGGCGTTCCGGGACGAGCTACGCGCCCAAGGGCGACGTGTCGGGATCGGCATGGCCTGCTATGTCGAAGGCACGGGTGTGGGGCCGTACGAGGGCGCGCACATCACCGTCGAGACCAGCGGCAAGGTCAAGGTCGCCATCGGCTTGACCTCTCAGGGCCAAGGGCACGAGACCGCGTTCGCCCAGATCGTCGCCGACGAACTCGGCGTGCCGTTCGAGGACGTCGAGGTGGTCACCGGGGACACGCGCCGCATGCAGTACGCCGTGGGCACGTTCGCCTCCCGCGCCGCCGTGATGAGCGGGTCGGCGGTGGCGCTGTCCGCACGCAAGGTGAGGCAGAAGGCGCTGCGCATCGCCGCCGAGGCGTTGGAGGCGTCGGTGGACGACCTCGAGATCCGCGACGGCATGGTGCGGGTGAAGGGCGCACCGAACCAGCAGATGAGCCTGGGCACGGTGGCGGTGCTGTCGAACCCCCTGCGATACGCCTTCGACGAGGCGTCCCAGGCCGCGACCCAGTTCTCCATCGGCGATCCCGACAAACCGCCGATCGCAGAAGACGACGAACCGGGCCTGGAAGGTCGGGACTTCTACTCCCCGGAGCGATCCACCTTCGCCAACGGGATGCACGCCGCCATCGTGGAGACCGATCCGGAGACGGCCGAGATCCGCATCCTCAAGTACGCGGTGGTGCACGACTGCGGAACCTTGATCAACCCGTTGATCGTGGAGGGCCAGATCCACGGTGGTGTCGCACAGGGTGTCGGCGGCGCCCTGTACGAACGGATGGTCTACGACGATTCGGGCCAGCTGTTGAACGCGTCCTTCATGGACTTCCTCCTGCCCTACGTCAGCGAGGTCCCCGACTCGATCGAGATCGACCATCTGGAGACCCCGTCCCCGCTGAACCCACTCGGCATCAAAGGTGCCGGTGAGGCCGGGGTGATCCCGTGCTCGGCGGTGTTCGCCTCCGCCATCGAGGACGCCGAGGGGTTCCCCATCACGTCGATGCCGATTTCCCCCTCCGAGCTCTACGAACTTCGGCTTCGTCATGAGAAAGGATCGACGACATGA
- a CDS encoding (2Fe-2S)-binding protein yields the protein MSEELHEVRLHVNGTVHQVRLPARRLLSDALRHDLRLTGTHVGCEHGVCGACTVLVDGKPMRSCLMFAVSAQDYEITTVEGLTEADGSLSPVQQAFKDCHGLQCGFCTPGFLTTITAGLAENPRPTREEAKEMIAGNLCRCTGYQNIVSAVCRAAELAARRRDEAAREREESTS from the coding sequence ATGAGCGAGGAACTGCACGAGGTACGCCTGCACGTCAACGGCACCGTCCACCAGGTTCGGTTACCCGCCAGACGGTTGCTCAGCGACGCCCTGCGCCACGACCTGCGGTTGACCGGAACCCATGTCGGGTGCGAACACGGCGTGTGCGGCGCGTGCACGGTGCTCGTGGACGGCAAACCGATGCGCTCGTGTCTGATGTTCGCGGTCTCCGCACAGGACTACGAGATCACCACCGTCGAGGGGTTGACCGAGGCCGACGGCTCCTTGAGCCCGGTACAGCAGGCGTTCAAGGACTGTCACGGCTTGCAATGCGGTTTCTGCACCCCCGGATTCCTCACCACGATCACCGCTGGTTTGGCGGAGAACCCCCGGCCGACACGTGAGGAGGCCAAGGAGATGATCGCCGGCAACCTGTGCCGGTGCACCGGCTATCAGAACATCGTCTCCGCGGTGTGCCGGGCCGCCGAACTCGCCGCACGACGACGCGATGAGGCTGCACGAGAGCGGGAAGAGAGCACATCGTGA